The following nucleotide sequence is from Bradyrhizobium roseum.
GTCTTAACAGGGCGACCTGATCGCGGAACATGGGCTGTCATAAAACCTTGTTGATAATGACGCGCCATTGACGCGATCGGCGATCAACTCTCCCGGCAAGCGGCGACGCCGCTATGCAGCAGGAGATTTCGTTCGATGAATAAGGTTTTCCGCATTCTGGCGGCGCTCGGGTTCGTGTGCGTCGCCGGTTCGGCTCACGCCGCCGTCCTCACTGAAAACTTCGATAGTCCGAACTTCGCCGACTGGCAAAGCGGCTGGTTCGGCCAGAACAGCAATGCCAAGCCCTTCTTCTCCAACCCGAACGATCGCGGCAACAACGTCACAGGCCTGACCATCTATGACGGTAACATCGACGATGGCCGCGCGGTCAATATATTCTTCAATGCCGCATTCGCGGCGACCATCACCAATTTCTCGTTCGACATGCTGAATTACACCAGCGGTCTCGATCAGCTGCTCGAAGTGTTCGACAGGGACGGCAATACGCTGTTCGGCACGGTATTGCCCGTGGTGGCGCAGGATCCGTCGGCTGATAACGGCAGCAACAACGGCTACGATTTCGGGGACAGCAAATACACCCGCTACAGCGTGGACTCGACCAATGGAATCGGCGGCTTCCGCATCCGGCCGTTCGGCTCCGAAGGCAATGTCTCGATCGATGACCTCAGCGCAACCATCGCTGCCGTTCCGGAACCGTCCACCTGGGCGATGATGATCCTCGGCTTCGCCGGCGTCGGCTACATGACCTATCGCCGCCGCAAGCCGACCGCGCTCACCGCGGTCTGATCATTCAGCCCCGACCAGATGCCATCGACAGGCCGCCTAAGGGCGGCCTTTGAGCGTCTGGCGCTGGTTCCTGGTCTTGCCGGCGCAATCCATCGTCAGGAACGTCTTTCTCCCTGGCCCGTTGTCATGGACCAACAACGCAAAGGAGACATTGATGAAGAAGCTTGTCGCAGTTGCCGCCTTCACGCTGATGTGTGGTTCGGCCTTCGCCCAAAATACCGGTGCGCCGGCAGCCGCCCAGAACGACATGAACAAGCCCGGCATGAATACCATGGATAAGGGCTCGATGAGCGGCACGTCAGGCATGTCCAACAATTCGACGTCCAAGAACGATCCGAAGAAGGAAATGTCGAAGGACGGTTCGCCGGCTGCCGGCAGCAAGGAAATGAAGAAGTAGTCGCGGCACAACACCGCAAGAAAGCTGCGCCGTCAACGTGATGGCGCGGCTATCTCTCTCGGAGCCGGCGAGGCGGCGGTGACTAGGCAAAACGTACCTCAATTCGCTGTATCTTTGTATCTTTCGTTCGCTGTATCTTTTTGCCCGCGGATACGCGCGGTTACTCCCCATTCAGGCGATCCGATAAGCCTTCCGCTTAAGACTGTCTCAATACGCAACAATTATTGAGTATCTGTCAGCCGGCATTTCTCGTTAAGAGGAGCGCGGGTCGCGACGCGCTATGGTCGCTTTGGGGAATTGAACCGCATGTGCGGCATTGTCGGCATTTTGGGACGCGCTCCGGTCGCGGAGCAACTGGTTGATTCGCTCAAGCGGCTTGAATATCGCGGCTATGATTCGGCCGGTGTCGCCACGCTGGAAGGCGGGCGCCTGACGCGCCGCCGCGCCGAGGGCAAGCTGAAGAACCTGGAAAAGCGGCTCGATGCCGAACCGCTGCAGGGCCACACCGGCATCGGCCACACCCGCTGGGCCACCCACGGCAAGCCGACCGAGAACAACGCCCATCCGCACGCCACCGAACGCGTCGCCGTGGTTCACAACGGCATCATCGAGAATTTTCGCGAGCTGCGTGCGGCGCTCGAAAAGAAGGGCGCTGAGTTCAAGACCGAAACCGACACCGAGATCGTGCTGCACCTGGTCGACAATCTGCTGCAGCAGGGCATCAAGCCGGTCGAGGCGGTGAGGGCGGCGCTGTCGGAGCTGCGCGGCGCGTTCGCGCTTGGCTTCATCTTCGCCGGCGACGACGATCTGATGATCGGCGCCCGCAACGGCCCGCCGCTCGCGATCGGCCACGGCGACGGCGAGATGTACCTGGGATCGGACGCGATCGCGCTGGGGCCGTTTACCGATACGATCAGCTATCTCGAAGACGGCGACTGGGTGGTGCTGACGCACAAGGGTGCGACCATCTACGACAAGGACAACGCCATCGTGCACCGCGAGGCGGTCAAGCACTCGGCCTCGACCTCGCTGGTCGACAAGGCCAACTACCGCCACTTCATGGCCAAGGAAATCCACGAGCAGCCCGAAGTGGTCGGGCACACGTTGGCGCGCTATGTCGACATGGCGACCGAGCGGGTGATGCTCCCGGTCAAGCTGCCGTTCGACTTCAAGGACATCCAGCGCATTTCGATCACGGCCTGCGGCACCGCGAGCTATGCCGGCTACGTCGCAAAGTACTGGTTCGAGCGCTTCGCTCGCGTGCCGGTCGAGGTCGACGTCGCCTCCGAATTCCGCTACCGCGAGGCGCCGCTGCGCAAGGGCGATCTGGCGATCTTCATTTCGCAGTCCGGCGAGACCGCCGACACGCTGGCCGCTTTGCGCTACGCCAAGGGCGAGGGCGTCCACACCCTCTCCGTAGTCAACGTGCCGACCTCGACGATTGCGCGCGAAAGCGACACCGTGCTGCAGACGCTGGCCGGCCCCGAAATCGGCGTCGCCTCGACGAAAGCGTTCACCTGCCAGCTGATGGTGCTGGCAGCACTCGCCGTCGCCGCCGGCAAGGCGCGCGGTGAATTGTCCGACGACGACGAACAGAAACTCATCCACGGCCTCGTCGAGGTGCCGCGGCTGATGGCGGCCGCGCTGACCTCCGAGCCGCAGATCGAGAAGCTCGCGCGCGAGCTCTCGAAATCCAAGGATGTGCTCTACCTCGGCCGCGGCACCAGCTATCCGCTGGCGCTGGAAGGCGCGCTGAAGCTGAAGGAAATCTCCTACATTCACGCCGAGGGCTATGCGGCCGGTGAACTCAAGCACGGGCCGATCGCGCTGATCGACGAGAATATGCCCGTGGTGGTCATCGCGCCGTACGACCGCGTGTTCGAAAAAACCGTCTCCAACATGCAGGAAGTCGCGGCCCGCGGCGGCAACATCATCCTGATGACCGACGCCAAGGGCGCGGCGGAAGCCACCATCGAATCGCTCGTCACCATCGTGCTGCCCGACATGGCGCCGGCGTTCACCCCGCTGGTCTACGCCGTTCCGGTACAGCTGTTGGCCTACCATACCGCCGTGGTGATGGGGACCGACGTCGACCAGCCGCGAAACCTCGCCAAATCGGTCACGGTCGAATAGAGCGTTTTCCAGCGAAGTGGATCCCGGTTCGCGTTAAGAAAACGCGTCGAAATGGAGAATCTGGAGCTCCGTTTCGATACAATCGAAACGGAAAAGGCTCCAGTCAAGTCGCTTGGCTGTCACGCTGGCCCTTCAAAAACCTGCTAGGATGGCTTAGCTGGGAGAGAGGTGCGATCGGCAAAACCGGACCCCGGTTTGGCGTCCGACCGCGCCCGAATGTCGAGCCCGGCTGCCCTGACCTGGAACCCCGATGAACCGCGAAGACCTGCCCCCGACCGAGCTTCCCGACGAACCGCTGCTGGACGAACCGCATACCGGGCTGATGGCCCGTTTCCGGAACTATTTTTTGACCGGACTGATTGTCGCAGGGCCGGTCGCGATTACGTTTTACCTGACCTGGTGGTTCGTAAACTGGGTGGACGGCATCGTCCGTCCGTTCGTGCCCATGGCCTACCGGCCCGAAACCTATCTGCCGTTCGGTCTGCCCGGTTCGGGCCTGATCGTCGCGGTGGTCGCGTTGACGCTGCTCGGCTTCCTCGCCGCCAATTTGATCGGGCGGACCCTGGTCGATCTCGGTGAGCGGCTGCTCGGCCGCATGCCCGTGGTGCGCGCGATCTATCGCGGCCTCAAGCAGGTGTTCGAGACGCTGTTCTCCGGCAAGGGCTCGAGTTTTCGCAAGGTCGGCCTGGTGGAGTTTCCCTCGCCGGGCATGTGGTCGATCGTCCTGATCTCGCAGTCGCCCAGCGTGAACATTGCCGCCAGATTGCCCGGGGAGGAGGAGCACATCTCGGTGTTCCTGCCCTGCGCGCCGAACCCGACCACCGGATTCTTCTTCTACGTGCCCCGAAGCAAGGTCCTCGAAGTCGAGATGAGCACCGAGGACGCCGCGACGCTGATCATGTCGGCCGGCGTGGTGCAGCCCGGCTCCGACCCGCAGAAACGCAACGCCGCCGCACTCGCCGGCATGGCCAACGCTGCGCGGGTGGCAAATTCGGCCGCGCTGCAGCCGGCGAAGGTGAAGGCGGAGTAGGTTCGCTGTGGCGAACCCACGTGGATCTCGCTATGGTTGAGCCATGAGCCCGAAAGCAAAAGCATTGCTTGAGCAGGTGCAATCCTGGCCGGACGAGGATGTGCAGGAATTGGCTGACGTCGCCCGCGAAATCGAGTCGCGGCGCAGTGGCGTGTACCAACTATCGGACGAAGAGCGGGTCGCGGTCCGCGCCGGAATGGACGCCGCACGACGAGGTGATTTTGCCGCTGACGATGAAATAGAGGCGCTTTACCGTTTGCACGATCGTGCATGAAGGTTCGCTTTACCCGTCCGGCACAGCGTGATCTCGTTCGAATCCACGCATATGTCAGCCAGGAAAGTCCGGAAGTCGCCTCTCGCCTTGTCGCGCGGCTCATCGAGCGGTCGCGACAACTCGCCGAAAGCCCTCTCGAAGGCAGGGCGACGGATGAGCCGAATACGCGCGTCATCGTCGCTCCCCGCCTGCGCTATTTCATCTTTTACTCAATCGTCGCCGACGAGATACACATCACCCACATACGGCATACGTCGCGCCGCCGTCCACCTGGCTGGAATCGATAGAGGCGGTGAATCATCCCGCCCCGATCAGCGGCACCGCCTCATCGCGCTCATATAGATACAGCAGGCACCGCAGCGCCTCGCCGCGATCGCCTTTCAGTTTCGGATTATCCTTCATGATCCGCAGCGCCTCGTCGCGCGCCTGCGTGATCAATTGGGCGTGCACGTCGGGGCGGGCGATGCGGTAGCCGGGCAGGCCGCTCTGGCGGATGCCGAGCACGTCGCCTTCGCCGCGCAGCTTCAAATCCTCTTCCGCGATCCGAAAGCCGTCGGTGGTCTCCCGGATCACCTTCAGCCGTGCTTTCGACATCTCCCCGAGCGGCTCCTTGTAGAGCAGCAGGCACGTTGAGGCCTCCGAGCCCCGTCCGATCCGGCCGCGCAGCTGGTGCAGTTGCGCGAGCCCGAAGCGTTCGGCGTTCTCGATTACCATGATGGTCGCAGCGGGAACGTCGACGCCGACCTCCACTACCGTGGTCGCCACCAGCAGCCCGATCTCGTGGGCGGCGAATTGCGCCATCACGCGGTCTTTCTCGGTGCCCTTCATCTGGCCGTGGACGAGACCGACTTTGTCGCCAAAACGCTCTCGCAGCTTCTCAAACCGCTCGGTGGCATTGGTGAGGTGCTCGGTGCCTTCGGCCTCCGATTCCTCCACCAGCGGGCAGATCCAGTAGACCAGCTTGCCGGCTTGCAGCGCGCGGCCAATGCTATCCGTCACTTCGTCAAGACGGCTCATCGAAATGGTACGGGTTTCGATCGGTTGCCGGCCCGCCGGTTTCTCGCGCAGCTCGGAGACGTCCATGTCGCCGAAATACGTCAGCACCAGGGTGCGCGGGATCGGCGTCGCGCTCAACACCAGCACGTCGACCGCGTCGCCTTTGTTGGTCAGCGCCAGCCGTTCGCGCACGCCAAAACGATGCTGTTCGTCGACCACCGCCAGCGCCAGCGCCTTGTAGATCACATCGTCCTGGATCAGCGCGTGGGTGCCGACCAGAAAATCGATCTCGCCGGCTTCCAGCCGCGCCAGAATCTCGCGCCGTTCCTTGCCCTTCTCGCGCCCGGTCAGGATCGCCACCCGCATGCCGGCGCGCTCGGCCAGCGGCGCGATG
It contains:
- the glmS gene encoding glutamine--fructose-6-phosphate transaminase (isomerizing), whose protein sequence is MCGIVGILGRAPVAEQLVDSLKRLEYRGYDSAGVATLEGGRLTRRRAEGKLKNLEKRLDAEPLQGHTGIGHTRWATHGKPTENNAHPHATERVAVVHNGIIENFRELRAALEKKGAEFKTETDTEIVLHLVDNLLQQGIKPVEAVRAALSELRGAFALGFIFAGDDDLMIGARNGPPLAIGHGDGEMYLGSDAIALGPFTDTISYLEDGDWVVLTHKGATIYDKDNAIVHREAVKHSASTSLVDKANYRHFMAKEIHEQPEVVGHTLARYVDMATERVMLPVKLPFDFKDIQRISITACGTASYAGYVAKYWFERFARVPVEVDVASEFRYREAPLRKGDLAIFISQSGETADTLAALRYAKGEGVHTLSVVNVPTSTIARESDTVLQTLAGPEIGVASTKAFTCQLMVLAALAVAAGKARGELSDDDEQKLIHGLVEVPRLMAAALTSEPQIEKLARELSKSKDVLYLGRGTSYPLALEGALKLKEISYIHAEGYAAGELKHGPIALIDENMPVVVIAPYDRVFEKTVSNMQEVAARGGNIILMTDAKGAAEATIESLVTIVLPDMAPAFTPLVYAVPVQLLAYHTAVVMGTDVDQPRNLAKSVTVE
- a CDS encoding type II toxin-antitoxin system RelE/ParE family toxin; amino-acid sequence: MKVRFTRPAQRDLVRIHAYVSQESPEVASRLVARLIERSRQLAESPLEGRATDEPNTRVIVAPRLRYFIFYSIVADEIHITHIRHTSRRRPPGWNR
- a CDS encoding PEPxxWA-CTERM sorting domain-containing protein, producing MNKVFRILAALGFVCVAGSAHAAVLTENFDSPNFADWQSGWFGQNSNAKPFFSNPNDRGNNVTGLTIYDGNIDDGRAVNIFFNAAFAATITNFSFDMLNYTSGLDQLLEVFDRDGNTLFGTVLPVVAQDPSADNGSNNGYDFGDSKYTRYSVDSTNGIGGFRIRPFGSEGNVSIDDLSATIAAVPEPSTWAMMILGFAGVGYMTYRRRKPTALTAV
- the recG gene encoding ATP-dependent DNA helicase RecG, with the translated sequence MRPTLLNPLFAPVTTLPGVGPKQDKLLRYLLSRDETPRLVDLLLHLPASVIDRRAQPKIREAVQGTMVTLEVTVDRHRPPPPRNSRAPYLVYASDETGDVVLTFFRAKPGYVEKLLPVGEKRYVSGTLQMYDGTPQIVHPDRVVDEAGFAKLSGIDPVYPLTEGLALGSLRRAIAQALLKLPDLPEWISPEVIRRCSFPPIREALNRVHVPVELTDILPDGPFWSRLAFDELLAGQLALALVRAQLRRPAGDRNAGDGHLRHKIIDALPYALTSSQREAAAAIAEDLRQPVRMLRLLQGDVGSGKTVVALLAAAAVTEVGKQAALMAPTELLARQHIKTIAPLAERAGMRVAILTGREKGKERREILARLEAGEIDFLVGTHALIQDDVIYKALALAVVDEQHRFGVRERLALTNKGDAVDVLVLSATPIPRTLVLTYFGDMDVSELREKPAGRQPIETRTISMSRLDEVTDSIGRALQAGKLVYWICPLVEESEAEGTEHLTNATERFEKLRERFGDKVGLVHGQMKGTEKDRVMAQFAAHEIGLLVATTVVEVGVDVPAATIMVIENAERFGLAQLHQLRGRIGRGSEASTCLLLYKEPLGEMSKARLKVIRETTDGFRIAEEDLKLRGEGDVLGIRQSGLPGYRIARPDVHAQLITQARDEALRIMKDNPKLKGDRGEALRCLLYLYERDEAVPLIGAG
- a CDS encoding DUF502 domain-containing protein, with translation MNREDLPPTELPDEPLLDEPHTGLMARFRNYFLTGLIVAGPVAITFYLTWWFVNWVDGIVRPFVPMAYRPETYLPFGLPGSGLIVAVVALTLLGFLAANLIGRTLVDLGERLLGRMPVVRAIYRGLKQVFETLFSGKGSSFRKVGLVEFPSPGMWSIVLISQSPSVNIAARLPGEEEHISVFLPCAPNPTTGFFFYVPRSKVLEVEMSTEDAATLIMSAGVVQPGSDPQKRNAAALAGMANAARVANSAALQPAKVKAE